From a single Streptomyces sp. NBC_01264 genomic region:
- a CDS encoding MetQ/NlpA family ABC transporter substrate-binding protein has product MRKNIKLTALAATVSALALGLTACGSSSDPSSTKADGGKTDESKPLVVAASPSPHADILKFVKDNLAAKEGLKLEVKEFTDYVLPNTATQQGQVDANYFQHVPYLDDFNKKNGTDIVPVVNVHLEPLGLYSKKDKALTDIKAGQTIAVPNDPTNEGRALQLLAANNLITLKEGVGTAAKLSDITDKKGLEFKELEAATVPRALNDVDAAVINGNYAIEAKLVPAKDALVLEKAEGNPYANILAVKKGNENDPRIQKLAKLLNSPEVKKFIDDKYEGSVIPAFGKSAA; this is encoded by the coding sequence GTGCGCAAGAACATCAAGCTCACCGCCCTCGCCGCCACCGTCTCGGCGCTCGCCCTCGGACTCACCGCCTGCGGCAGCTCTTCCGACCCGTCCTCCACCAAGGCCGACGGCGGCAAGACCGACGAGAGCAAGCCCCTGGTCGTCGCGGCGTCCCCCTCCCCGCACGCCGACATCCTGAAGTTCGTGAAGGACAACCTGGCGGCCAAGGAAGGCCTCAAGCTGGAGGTGAAGGAGTTCACGGACTACGTCCTGCCGAACACCGCCACCCAGCAGGGCCAGGTCGACGCCAACTACTTCCAGCACGTGCCGTACCTCGACGACTTCAACAAGAAGAACGGCACCGACATCGTGCCCGTCGTGAACGTGCACCTGGAGCCCCTGGGCCTGTACTCCAAGAAGGACAAGGCCCTCACGGACATCAAGGCCGGCCAGACCATCGCCGTCCCCAACGACCCCACCAACGAGGGCCGCGCGCTCCAGCTGCTCGCCGCGAACAACCTCATCACCCTCAAGGAGGGTGTCGGCACCGCCGCCAAGCTGTCCGACATCACCGACAAGAAGGGCCTGGAGTTCAAGGAGCTGGAGGCCGCCACGGTCCCGCGCGCCCTGAACGACGTGGACGCCGCCGTCATCAACGGCAACTACGCCATCGAGGCCAAGCTCGTCCCGGCCAAGGACGCGCTCGTCCTGGAGAAGGCCGAGGGCAACCCGTACGCCAACATCCTCGCGGTCAAGAAGGGCAACGAGAACGACCCGCGGATCCAGAAGCTCGCCAAGCTCCTGAACTCCCCCGAGGTCAAGAAGTTCATCGA
- a CDS encoding methionine ABC transporter permease, whose protein sequence is MTWSEMQPLLTQGTFDTLYMVLWSALVTILGGLPIGILLVLTDTGGLLQNRAVNKILGVIVNMGRSLPFIILLIFLIPVTTAIVGTFIGPTAMIVPLAIGAIPFFARLVETAVREVDHGLIEAVESMGGGIPTLVGKVLLPQALPSLIAAVTTTVITLIGYSAMAGAVGGEGLGSKAITYGFQRFETGFMIATVVVLIVLVTVIQLIGDGVVRLLARRGRTA, encoded by the coding sequence GTGACCTGGTCCGAAATGCAGCCGCTGCTCACGCAGGGCACCTTCGACACCCTCTACATGGTGTTGTGGTCCGCCCTCGTGACCATCCTGGGCGGACTGCCCATCGGCATCCTGCTCGTCCTGACCGACACGGGTGGCCTGCTCCAGAACCGCGCGGTCAACAAGATCCTCGGCGTGATCGTGAACATGGGCCGCTCGCTGCCCTTCATCATCCTGCTGATCTTCCTGATCCCGGTCACCACGGCGATCGTCGGCACCTTCATCGGCCCCACCGCGATGATCGTCCCGCTCGCCATCGGCGCCATCCCCTTCTTCGCCCGGCTCGTCGAGACCGCCGTCCGCGAGGTGGACCACGGCCTGATCGAGGCCGTCGAGTCCATGGGCGGCGGCATCCCGACCCTGGTCGGCAAGGTGCTCCTGCCGCAGGCGCTGCCCTCGCTGATCGCCGCCGTCACCACCACCGTGATCACGCTGATCGGCTACTCGGCCATGGCCGGCGCGGTCGGCGGCGAAGGCCTCGGCTCCAAGGCCATCACGTACGGCTTCCAGCGCTTCGAGACCGGCTTCATGATCGCCACGGTCGTGGTGCTGATCGTGCTCGTCACGGTGATCCAGCTCATCGGCGACGGCGTGGTACGCCTCCTCGCGCGGCGCGGTCGGACAGCCTGA
- a CDS encoding methionine ABC transporter ATP-binding protein produces the protein MITTSGLTKVYSSRGREVTALDGVDLHVRQGEVYGVIGQSGAGKSSLIRCVNLLERPTTGTVSVDGVDLTALAGRGRRAGKELREARSRIGMVFQHFNLLSSRTVQGNIELPLEILGVSGRERSRKAAELLDLVGLADKAKSYPGQLSGGQKQRVGIARALAGDPKVLLSDEATSALDPETTRQILQLLRDLNRQLGLTVLLITHEMDVVKSVCDSAALMRQGRIVEAGTVTELLATPGSELAHELFPLTGSATTAEHTVIDVTFHGETATQPVISQLARTYNIDISILGAAMDTVAGRQIGRMRIELPGRYEDNVVPVGFLREQGLQVDVVEAETDVDGELAELVKDGAK, from the coding sequence GTGATCACCACATCGGGCCTCACGAAGGTCTACTCATCCCGCGGCCGAGAGGTCACCGCCCTGGACGGCGTCGACCTGCACGTCCGCCAGGGCGAGGTCTACGGAGTCATCGGCCAGAGCGGCGCCGGAAAGTCCTCCCTGATCCGCTGCGTGAACCTGCTGGAGCGCCCCACCACCGGCACCGTGTCCGTCGACGGCGTCGACCTCACGGCCCTCGCCGGCCGGGGCCGCCGCGCCGGCAAGGAACTCCGCGAGGCCCGCAGCCGCATCGGCATGGTCTTCCAGCACTTCAACCTGCTGTCCTCGCGCACCGTCCAGGGCAACATCGAGCTGCCCCTGGAGATCCTCGGGGTCTCCGGCCGCGAGCGCTCCCGCAAGGCCGCCGAACTGCTCGACCTCGTCGGCCTCGCCGACAAGGCCAAGTCCTACCCCGGCCAGCTCTCCGGCGGCCAGAAGCAGCGCGTCGGCATCGCCCGCGCCCTGGCCGGCGACCCCAAGGTGCTGCTCTCCGACGAGGCCACCAGCGCCCTGGACCCGGAGACCACCCGCCAGATCCTCCAGCTGCTGCGCGACCTCAACCGCCAGCTGGGCCTGACCGTCCTGCTCATCACGCACGAGATGGACGTGGTCAAGTCCGTCTGCGACTCGGCCGCCCTCATGCGGCAGGGACGGATCGTCGAGGCCGGGACCGTCACCGAGCTGCTCGCCACCCCCGGCTCCGAGCTCGCCCACGAACTGTTCCCGCTGACCGGGTCCGCGACCACCGCGGAGCACACGGTCATCGACGTCACCTTCCACGGCGAGACCGCGACCCAGCCGGTCATCTCCCAGCTGGCGCGCACCTACAACATCGACATATCGATTCTCGGCGCCGCGATGGACACCGTCGCGGGCCGGCAGATCGGCCGCATGCGCATCGAGCTGCCCGGCCGCTACGAGGACAACGTCGTCCCCGTCGGCTTCCTGCGCGAGCAGGGCCTGCAGGTGGATGTCGTGGAGGCGGAGACGGACGTCGACGGCGAACTGGCCGAGCTGGTCAAGGATGGTGCGAAGTGA
- a CDS encoding HAD-IA family hydrolase has product MNLLHGKLGPQFDALLFDNDGTLVSSMESVHRCWTRWAREYGVTEEAFAAVELHGRPAAEIIADLLPEDVRAGALARIQVLETEDVAGGVVLLPGTKELLSALPAGRWAVVTSATRPLAEARLREVGIDCAELVAADDITRGKPDPEPFLLAAARLGVDPARCVVFEDAPAGLAAGRAAGMTTVALTTTHPAAELEADVVVRDLSAVSVLVGADGVTIETDDRP; this is encoded by the coding sequence ATGAACCTGCTGCATGGGAAGCTCGGCCCGCAATTCGACGCGCTGCTGTTCGACAACGACGGCACGCTCGTCTCCTCGATGGAGTCGGTGCACCGCTGCTGGACCCGCTGGGCCCGCGAGTACGGGGTCACCGAGGAGGCCTTCGCCGCGGTGGAGCTCCACGGCCGCCCGGCCGCGGAGATCATCGCCGACCTCCTGCCCGAGGACGTACGGGCCGGGGCGCTCGCGCGCATCCAGGTGCTGGAGACCGAGGACGTGGCGGGCGGCGTGGTCCTGCTCCCCGGGACCAAGGAGCTGCTCTCGGCCCTTCCCGCCGGCCGGTGGGCCGTGGTCACCTCCGCGACCCGCCCGCTGGCCGAGGCCCGGCTGCGGGAGGTCGGCATCGACTGCGCGGAGCTGGTGGCCGCCGACGACATCACCCGCGGCAAGCCCGACCCGGAGCCCTTCCTGCTGGCGGCCGCCCGGCTCGGCGTGGACCCGGCCCGCTGCGTCGTCTTCGAGGACGCCCCCGCCGGCCTGGCCGCGGGCCGCGCCGCCGGGATGACCACCGTGGCCTTGACCACAACGCACCCGGCCGCCGAACTCGAGGCGGACGTGGTCGTACGGGACCTCTCGGCCGTGTCCGTGCTGGTCGGAGCCGATGGTGTGACGATCGAGACGGACGATCGGCCCTGA
- a CDS encoding GNAT family N-acetyltransferase, with the protein MGMSVTISAATAEDAEQIIKLQYLAFQSEAELYGNYRIQPLTQSLDSLKAELAADTVLVARLGEEIVGAVRGTVDEEGTGKIAKLCVHPRLQGHGLGARLLSAVEAALSGNDATTRFRLFTGHKSESNLRLYRKAGYTQVGGRTASDGVRLVILEKEAKEATDFAVSA; encoded by the coding sequence ATGGGCATGAGCGTGACCATTTCGGCGGCAACTGCCGAGGATGCCGAGCAGATCATCAAGCTGCAGTATCTGGCGTTCCAGAGCGAGGCCGAGCTGTACGGCAACTACCGCATCCAGCCGCTCACCCAGTCCCTGGACTCCCTCAAGGCCGAGCTGGCCGCGGACACCGTCCTGGTGGCCCGGCTCGGCGAGGAGATCGTCGGAGCCGTGCGCGGCACCGTCGACGAGGAGGGCACCGGCAAGATCGCCAAGCTCTGCGTGCACCCCCGGCTCCAGGGCCACGGCCTCGGCGCCCGGCTGCTGAGCGCGGTCGAGGCGGCCCTGTCGGGCAACGACGCGACCACCCGCTTCCGGCTGTTCACCGGCCACAAGAGCGAGTCGAACCTGCGGCTCTACCGCAAGGCCGGCTACACCCAGGTCGGCGGGCGCACCGCGTCCGACGGCGTCCGCCTGGTGATCCTGGAGAAGGAGGCCAAGGAGGCCACCGACTTCGCGGTCAGCGCCTGA
- a CDS encoding sigma-70 family RNA polymerase sigma factor: MDLLKADLPDLPGLPDLFEKLRPLLSAEAAAETAGTGVDAADLEQAVWVRLLEHRRIPAEPADWLRRAVRGEARRARRRARREVPYDRPSVQGAGTRTSTGTEPEDALLHGEENRALRSAVARLPGRCPELMRALLSPRDLTYREIAGELGISQGSLGPVRSRCLGCLRRMLAVEVAAPALRGMER; encoded by the coding sequence ATGGACCTGCTGAAGGCTGACCTCCCCGATCTCCCCGGTCTCCCCGATCTGTTCGAAAAGCTCCGCCCGCTGCTCTCGGCCGAAGCCGCCGCGGAGACCGCGGGCACCGGAGTGGACGCCGCCGACCTGGAACAAGCCGTCTGGGTCAGGCTGCTGGAGCACCGGCGCATCCCCGCCGAACCCGCCGACTGGCTGCGGCGGGCGGTGCGCGGGGAAGCCCGCCGCGCGCGGCGCAGGGCACGGCGCGAAGTTCCGTACGACCGGCCGTCCGTGCAAGGCGCGGGGACCCGTACCAGCACGGGCACGGAACCGGAAGACGCCCTCCTGCACGGCGAGGAGAACCGGGCCCTCCGATCGGCGGTCGCCCGATTGCCCGGAAGGTGTCCGGAGCTCATGAGGGCACTTCTTTCGCCGAGGGACCTCACCTACCGTGAAATCGCAGGAGAGTTGGGTATCTCACAAGGAAGTTTGGGGCCAGTCCGTTCCCGATGCCTGGGATGTCTGCGCAGAATGCTGGCCGTAGAGGTTGCGGCTCCCGCCCTGCGGGGAATGGAGCGGTAG
- a CDS encoding glycerophosphodiester phosphodiesterase, translating to MTQGGAARRTVLGAAVVAAGGAFGGLAAGGTAAASESGHGGGPGGGYRDLPVPTVIGHRGASGYRPEHTLGSYQLALDLGADVVEQDLVPTKDGHLVCRHENEIGGTTDVADHVAFTSRKTTKTVDGVAVTGWFTEDFTLAELKTLRAKERIPALRQRNTLYDGRWDVPTFEEVLRWADREGRRRGKRVWLHVETKHPSYFRGLGLGLEEPLAKLLRRYGRDRRGAPLFLQSFEPSSIQRLSRLVSAPRVVLLSAAGTRPWDFELAKDPRTVADLVKPEGLRWIAGFAQGIGPTMDLILPRDAAGKLGAPTTLVADAHAQGLILHPYTARNENNFLPADFRKGTDPTAYGDAFGAFKAYFEQGIDGIFTDQPDTGLLAAEAFRPGRGVNA from the coding sequence ATGACACAGGGTGGGGCAGCGCGGCGCACGGTACTGGGCGCGGCCGTCGTGGCGGCGGGCGGAGCCTTCGGCGGACTGGCGGCGGGCGGTACGGCCGCGGCGTCGGAGAGCGGCCACGGGGGAGGCCCGGGCGGCGGGTACCGCGACCTGCCGGTGCCGACGGTCATCGGACACCGCGGAGCCAGCGGCTACCGGCCCGAGCACACGCTCGGTTCCTACCAGCTCGCGCTCGACCTCGGCGCCGACGTCGTCGAACAGGACCTCGTGCCCACCAAGGACGGCCACCTGGTGTGCCGCCACGAGAACGAGATCGGCGGCACCACGGACGTCGCGGACCACGTCGCCTTCACGTCCCGCAAGACCACCAAGACGGTCGACGGGGTCGCGGTCACCGGCTGGTTCACCGAGGACTTCACCCTCGCCGAGCTCAAGACCCTGCGGGCGAAGGAACGCATCCCCGCCCTCCGCCAGCGCAATACGCTCTACGACGGCCGCTGGGACGTCCCCACCTTCGAAGAGGTGCTCCGCTGGGCCGACCGCGAGGGACGCCGCCGCGGAAAGCGCGTGTGGCTGCACGTGGAGACCAAGCACCCGAGCTACTTCCGGGGCCTCGGTCTCGGCCTGGAGGAGCCCCTCGCCAAGCTGCTGCGCCGCTACGGGCGCGACCGCCGGGGAGCCCCGCTCTTCCTGCAGTCCTTCGAACCCTCCAGCATCCAGCGGCTCTCCCGGCTGGTCTCCGCCCCGCGCGTGGTGCTCCTCTCCGCGGCGGGCACCCGCCCGTGGGACTTCGAGCTGGCCAAGGACCCCCGGACGGTCGCCGATCTGGTCAAGCCCGAGGGGCTGCGGTGGATCGCCGGCTTCGCCCAGGGCATCGGGCCGACCATGGACCTGATCCTGCCGCGCGACGCGGCCGGCAAGCTCGGCGCCCCGACCACCCTGGTCGCGGACGCCCACGCGCAGGGGCTGATCCTGCACCCCTACACGGCGCGCAACGAGAACAACTTCCTGCCGGCCGACTTCCGCAAGGGCACCGACCCGACGGCCTACGGGGACGCCTTCGGCGCCTTCAAGGCCTACTTCGAGCAGGGCATCGACGGCATCTTCACCGACCAGCCCGACACCGGGCTGCTCGCGGCGGAGGCCTTCCGCCCGGGCCGAGGCGTCAACGCCTGA
- a CDS encoding lysophospholipid acyltransferase family protein, which translates to MRLMFRTRVEGIENIPGTGPVILAGNHLTFIDSMILPLVCDRTVHFIGKDEYVTGKGIKGRAMAWFFTGAGMIPVDRDGANGGVAALMTGRRILEEGKIFGIYPEGTRSPDGRLYRGRTGIARLTLMTGAPVVPFAMIGTDKLQPGGAGMPRPGRVTVRFGEPMEFSRYEGMDRDRYVLRAVTDSVMAEVMRLSGQEYVDMYATKAKAA; encoded by the coding sequence ATGCGCCTGATGTTCCGCACCCGCGTCGAGGGCATCGAGAACATTCCGGGCACCGGGCCGGTGATCCTCGCGGGCAACCACCTCACCTTCATCGACTCGATGATCCTGCCGCTGGTGTGCGACCGCACGGTCCACTTCATCGGCAAGGACGAGTACGTGACCGGCAAGGGCATCAAGGGCCGGGCCATGGCCTGGTTCTTCACCGGCGCCGGCATGATCCCGGTGGACCGCGACGGGGCCAACGGCGGCGTCGCCGCCCTGATGACCGGCCGCCGGATCCTCGAAGAGGGCAAGATCTTCGGCATCTACCCCGAGGGCACCCGCTCCCCCGACGGCCGCCTCTACCGGGGCCGCACCGGCATCGCCCGCCTGACGCTGATGACCGGCGCGCCCGTCGTCCCCTTCGCGATGATCGGCACCGACAAGCTGCAGCCCGGCGGCGCCGGCATGCCGCGCCCGGGCCGGGTCACCGTCCGGTTCGGCGAGCCGATGGAGTTCTCCCGGTACGAGGGCATGGACCGCGACCGCTACGTGCTGCGCGCCGTCACCGACTCGGTGATGGCCGAGGTCATGCGTCTCTCGGGCCAGGAGTACGTGGACATGTACGCGACCAAGGCCAAGGCGGCCTGA
- a CDS encoding membrane-associated oxidoreductase: MEINDLTPAERRVWDAFPRGERVDFLEAPEETGAGGADWGPERTVRAEVLTALLLGGPTAEGQVAGLNVRGARITGKLNLKYAVVEHPIRLRACWFERKPLLYGAKLRVFVANDSTLPGLTADTVSVEVALKLSCCRITGPVRLAGARIAGGLFLRKAVIGIAGPAEEGQEPALRFNHADIGTDVIAMELTVHGQTRINGATVGGQINFDDARLLAPGATALHAEILSVGTDLRAMRLEARGRVNLTGSRIPGQLNLAYARLINPGGVALRASSCIAGEVWLRNCPTVQGGVNLRRSQFDLLHITPETWPPQVRIAGLAYRALSPHVPAEQRLPVLEREESGYLPHAYEQLATAYRTAGDEAAARTVLLAKLRRHRRTLPRAARFWGLLQDATVGYGFRPLRAAGWLLALLITGSLAYGLHPPRELKQGEAPEFNPVFYTLDLMVPIISFGQEAAYAPDGWYQWLSYLLIVTGWVLATTTAAGVSRSLQRQ; this comes from the coding sequence ATGGAGATCAACGACTTGACCCCGGCGGAGCGCCGCGTATGGGACGCCTTTCCCCGCGGGGAGCGCGTCGACTTCCTGGAGGCCCCCGAGGAGACCGGCGCCGGCGGCGCCGACTGGGGGCCCGAACGGACCGTGCGCGCCGAGGTCCTCACCGCGCTCCTGCTGGGCGGCCCCACCGCCGAAGGGCAGGTCGCCGGACTCAACGTCCGCGGTGCGCGGATCACCGGCAAGCTGAACCTCAAGTACGCCGTCGTGGAGCACCCGATCCGGCTGCGGGCCTGCTGGTTCGAACGCAAGCCCCTGCTCTACGGAGCCAAGTTGCGGGTCTTCGTGGCCAACGACTCCACCCTTCCCGGCCTCACCGCGGACACCGTCAGCGTCGAAGTCGCGCTCAAGCTGTCCTGCTGCCGCATCACCGGGCCGGTCCGCCTCGCGGGTGCCCGGATAGCGGGTGGACTCTTCCTCCGGAAGGCGGTCATCGGCATCGCGGGCCCGGCCGAGGAGGGCCAGGAGCCGGCGCTCCGGTTCAACCACGCCGACATCGGGACCGACGTCATCGCCATGGAGCTCACGGTCCACGGCCAGACCCGCATCAACGGCGCCACCGTCGGCGGCCAGATCAACTTCGACGACGCCCGGCTCCTCGCCCCCGGCGCGACCGCCCTGCACGCCGAGATCCTCAGCGTCGGCACCGACCTGCGCGCCATGCGACTGGAGGCCCGGGGCCGGGTCAACCTCACCGGCTCCCGGATACCGGGCCAGCTCAACCTCGCCTACGCCCGCCTCATCAACCCCGGCGGGGTCGCCCTGCGCGCCTCCAGCTGTATCGCCGGCGAGGTGTGGCTGCGCAACTGCCCGACCGTCCAGGGCGGCGTGAACCTGCGCCGCTCCCAGTTCGACCTGCTCCACATCACGCCCGAGACCTGGCCGCCGCAGGTCCGCATCGCCGGACTCGCCTACCGCGCCCTCAGCCCGCACGTTCCCGCCGAGCAGAGGCTGCCCGTGCTGGAGCGCGAGGAGTCGGGCTACCTCCCGCACGCCTACGAACAGCTCGCCACGGCCTACCGCACGGCGGGCGACGAGGCGGCGGCGCGGACCGTCCTGCTCGCCAAGCTGCGGCGCCACCGCCGCACCCTGCCCCGGGCCGCCCGGTTCTGGGGGCTGCTCCAGGACGCCACCGTGGGCTACGGGTTCCGACCGCTGCGCGCCGCGGGCTGGCTGCTGGCGCTGCTGATCACGGGGAGCCTCGCGTACGGGCTCCACCCGCCGCGGGAGCTGAAGCAGGGGGAGGCGCCGGAGTTCAACCCGGTCTTCTACACGCTCGACCTGATGGTGCCGATCATCAGCTTCGGCCAGGAGGCGGCCTACGCGCCGGACGGCTGGTACCAGTGGCTCTCGTACCTGCTGATCGTGACCGGCTGGGTCCTCGCCACGACGACCGCGGCGGGCGTCAGCCGGTCACTGCAACGGCAGTAG